Below is a window of Equus quagga isolate Etosha38 chromosome 1, UCLA_HA_Equagga_1.0, whole genome shotgun sequence DNA.
TTTTCTTCTGGAATCTTTCATTGTGCTAATggtcaaaagtgaaaaatgaacacTTGAAGACTCTGAGCCTTACTTTTTAGGCCCTGGAAAGAAAGTCTGTCCCACACTTGGGTCTCTTTTTGGGGTGGGTCTGTGTGTTGTGCTGGCAGGAGGCTCCCTTTTACCAAGATCCTGGTCTCAAAGCGCTTGCCCTTTTGTATTTGATTGCAATGAAACGCCACTAAATGCAAAATGTGAATTCCTCGATTTGGTTCTACTGTGGTGACTCCTGTGGTCCCCTCGTGTGCTCTGCCAGTTGGTGAATGATGTGGCCAATAATGAGATGTCTGCTTCATTAGCTGCTTTATAAAAGGTGCACCTAataaacgttttttttttttatacactgctttgccttttttctccctcctgagAACAGTGACCATGTCTGGTGGCTTGCAGACTTGAGTTTCCTTGTGGGGCTGTGGAGTTATCTGCCTGATTATGACAGAGGTGCATCGGggctgttgggggaggggagcgatGGGAGGAGGGGACCTGGTCCCATTGTACTCTCATGTGTCAGAGTTCTGTCAGAAGATGCTCTAAGACCCAGGAACAAGCCTCTTGTATGATAGtcacacccactgtgtgccacAGTCATACTCTGGAGATAATGGGATTCTTGGTTGTCACCTGAAGGGACTCTAACACATATTTCTCCAAGTGGGATGGGGGGCCACCTGCAGAATCCCAGATGGGTTTGTGTTCATTCCTGGGCTCCCCTGCTGAATCACACTGTGCAGCCGGGGCCCGAACCTGCATCTTGAACAAGAGTCCCTGGCAATTGGATGTAGCGTCTGAGAACCCCACCTCCTCCACTGGCCTGTTCTCGTTACACCCTCAGTGTGCTGTTCAAGGGGATTTCTGGAAGGAACGGAACTCCTCAGACACGCATGCATCTAAATGTGTCCTTTCTCTGGTTCTTTGAACTCCATGGGTAATGGAGCACCTGCCATAGTCTGCCCTAGAGAAAGAGAGCGAGCTTGAAAAATTGGAGTCATGGTCAAATCAGGTTACAGCAAATGCCGCAATGGTGGGAAGTCTCTGCATGACCCAAGATTCCAAGTCTGAAACTGATGGCCTGATGATCTCAAGGGCTGTTTGAAGGGGCAGGCCCTTCCAGGAGGATGTAAGGAACATTGGCGTTATGCCTTCCCAGCAGGAGGAGCCTGGGCTCGCTGAGTCCCCTTGGCGGATGTGAGGAGCCCCCGGGCAGAGCCAAGAGCTGCTGACCTCTCTGGGCTGTaactttctcatctgaaaaaaacTAAGGGATGAATGAGGAAGTGTTCAGGAGGAAATACACTGCTACCTGCAGCTTATTTAAAAACGCATGGAGAAAGGTGAGCTTGCTGGGTGGACAGAGATGTGACAAAGCAGGAGCAGTAAAACGTAGATTCTAGAGCCCGATGGTGGGTGTACAGGTCTTCACGACAAACACTTTCAACTTTCCTTTGGGTTTAAAAATTGCATAATAAGACactaggaaaaacaaaagtaggTAAAATTTTAGAGGTGAAATGAACATTAGAGATCATTTTATGGATGATAAaattgaggccagaaaagccaactagaaggagaggcaggaggagaacgAAGGCTCCCTGTGCCCTGCCTCCCAATCCATGTGTGGTCCACTCCACCACATTGCCCTCCAGGACCCCTTGGGCTCATGGCCAGGCACCAGTGCGGGCATGCCCCTGAAAACCTGAAAAGTGCTGTAGAACCCTGATTTTACTTAAGTGGCTGTTGCatgaaaaaaaaaggtcaaatagGTTTGGGAGATACAGACCCAAACTGCAGGACTTGTCAGAGCCTTTAATGTACTAATGTCTATAAAACATCTCTGAGAGAAAGATATAGCATTTTCCAAACAAATTTAACCACATAAGCCACTCCCCTCTTTTTTAGTATAAAGTTCTGGATAACACACTTGGGAAAGGCATCCCTAAAGAACgtaaaattgcctttttttttttgcagtgggggtaggtgggaggaggtgggacttGCCCTTTCTACTGCTTCTTATTTCCCTAGTGAGCCCACAGGTGCACACATTGGCCCTTATGCCCTCATCACACCTGTTAGGGCTGAAGGAGTACACCTGCCAAGTGGCAATGCCAGGCGCTTGGGGACTCGTTtgagcccaggccctgccctcagtgGTGCCCAGGGAGGGTCACTCCCCTTGTGGCCCAAGGGCCACTTTCTCCTGTTGGTGACCACTGGCTGGGCCAGGGGCAACAGAAGTCAGTGGGAAATAGCGTCCCAAAGAAGGTGGGGGCGCAGATAGCCGGCAAACAGGAACAGTCTCAAGAGAAACCAAACCCTGTCTGGTTCTTGGATTTGGCCGAGAGCAGGGCCACGCGACTTGCCTCACTTGTTTCTCAGGGCATGGACATCTACTTCTGGAGCTGATCAGCACATGCACCCACCTGtggacacacacaaaacacagcGTTCCCCAAATGCGGCCGAAACCCTTTATTGGAGCCACCCTCCCAACGCCGACAGTCACCGGTGGCTTTCCCGGGCGGCGTGTGTGGACGGGTTGAGCCCGGGTGGGAACCGAGTGCTGGTGGACGCTGTTACAGTACAGGTGAACGCAAAGACTTGCAGTAGCTGCCTCTTAGCAAACCATCTTCCCTCACGCCGGGTCGAGGGGGCATCGTGGGGGGCGGGGCAGAGTGAAGGGCCTCTGTGCTTCCGCGCGCGGGGGTCGTCTTCTCTTTCTGGCTTCCCTGAAGTGTGTGCTCCCGTCTTGGGGGGAAATAGCAGTCCCTAAGGAGAAAAAGCTCGCCGGCAGCCCGCGTGGAGCAGTcctgtggggccggcctgggctGACATCCCCCGCGCGGCCGCCCCCGTCGCCACTCCCGGCCTTACACCTCCTTCCGCAGCATCACCTTGATGTTGCTGCACATCTGGCCCAGCGCGGCGAAGAGCGGGTTGCAGAAGGTGCGGATGCAGAGGGAGTAGATGTGGCTGATGCACTGGATCTCGATCAGGTAGCTCTTAATGCACGGCACGACCGCCCAGATGTGGCAGAAGGAGATGCAGGCGAACAGGAAGCCCCAGAGCAGGGCCAGCGGGACGCCGAGCAGCGTGGACAGCAGGCGGTAGCACCAGTACTTGGAGACGGTGAAGGTGGTGTAGCTCACCTTCCACACGCCGTCGAAGCTGTAGGTGCCCACGGGCTCCGCGATCACGTCTTCGAAATCCACCTGCGGGGGCGGGAGGGGAATCCTCAAGTCACAGCATCCCCCCACTTCTGAAGCTTTTGTGAGAGCGTCAGAGCCCCCTGGAGGCTGGGTAAACTCGATGGCTGGGGCCGCCCCCCGCCAGGGACTCTGACCTGGCACATCCGGGGTGgggcctgggactctgcatttctgacaagctcccaggtgatgctgatgctgcgcTAGAGCAGGGAGGGACAAGAGCTGGTCCAAGCCCTCATCTTACGGGTGGCTAGGCAGCCCTGAGGAgttgagtgacttgctcaaggccagcAGTAAGTCAGAGGCGGGCCTGGAGGCACGGCTCTCAAATTCTGTTATTTTATGATCCTAGGGAGTTGGATGGTCATACTCACCCCCCAGAGATTTACTGGGTGCTGCTGATAGATGGTGAACTGGAAAAGGCTCCTGCCTTCCCACAGCTTATTGGCAATCATACCACAGGGATAAGTGTGTGAGAAGGGAAGGATAGGGGGCTTTGCTCCCACAGGGGGCATTTCACTCAGCCTGGTGGTGacagaaggctgcctggaggaggagagacctTGCTAAGGTGATACCTGAAGGTagccaggtggagggaggggtctGGGCTGGAAGAGCGTTTGGGCACTAACTGCTGGGACCCAGAGGGACAGACAGTTTGTGGTCTCGGAGACAGGCAGTGCTTCTGGAAGGCCAAGCGCAagcccagaggctggagggaagaggcagaggctggagaggcGAGGCAGGACGGACACCAGGCCAGAGCAGCCTCTGAAGTCTTTTGCACAGGGAGCAGCTCGGCcggatattattatttttttaattgatgtataattgacatataacatagtattagtttcaggtgtacaacataacgatTTGACATACGTAAAGATTaggaaatgatcaccacactgagttaacatctgtcaccacgcACAGTTAcaaatgtgcgtgtgtgtgatgagaacttacaagatctactctcttagcaactgtcAAATATGTAATAcggtgttattaactatagtcaccatccccaggacttatttatttcatcactggaagtttgtaccttttgatccccttcacccatttcacctgcctcccaccctcagcctctggcaaccaccagtgtGTTCTCTGCGTCTTTGAGCTGAGTTTTGAGCAGCTCACCGTGGCTGCCGTGgctggggtggtggtgaggaCGCATGTGGGGGACGAGTTGGGAGGGGTCGTGGTATTCCAGGCAGGACCTGCCGGCAGCCTGGGTTGGAGTGATGGTGGTGGGTTAGAGGCGCATAGATCTGAGCTATTTTAGCATCTGGCACGTGGCAGAGTGAGGGCCATGCCATCCCGTCTAGCAAAGGGTCTGGAGTCTGAGTGTGGCTGAGCCGGCCGAGGCGCCTGCGGGGAGACAGGAGTTGTCTTCCTTGCCCTGGTCCCGCAGCGACCCCAGActttcctctccccactgcccaccccgTCCCTCCTTCGCAGCTGGAAGGAACGTGGGAGCTCAGAGAATCCGGTTCCCACATCCCACTGAAATAGTGACTGAGGTCCCATTCGGGAAGTGGGAAAAAATAATCAAtggacttgaaaaaaaaaagattactttcaGCCAAGTTGCTTAACCAACCTTTCTGGGGTCCCTGCTACGTGTTAAGCACTGTCATAGCTGCTTTCTGTATATGATGTCATTCAATGCCACTAAGTCTTGGCTGTCTTGTCTATAAAAGGGGGGCAGTGACCATCTGCCAGTGTTCCTGGGCCATTTTAATAAAAGTTGGTTGAATGAACGCACAAACTAATCAGACTGATGGGAGGGGCCcctgtgggggtgggtggggccagAGCTCACAGTTCAACCCTCCAGgaccagccccttccccacctttGTTGGTGGGCTGAGAGAAGCTCCTCTCCTCTATGAGCaaagttattattaaaattacttttcattgtaaaataacATAGCCACATTGCAGAAATTAAAGGAATAGCAAGAAGAGAGCAAACGCATCTCCAGTTTGTATTTCTCTAGCACTAAAGACGCTATCGCTTTGCTGCTTCTCTTTCCAGCCTAACTTCTTTCGGGGGAAGTGGATGTAACCAGGTTGTCTGTACACCAGCTCTTGGGCGGTGCTGAGCATAATACCAGGCACATGTTAGGTGCTCCGTGACAGTAATTATTTGTCCCATTGCTCTGAAGTTCCCATGAAGATCTATCTCAGAAAATCTGTCGAGACCCCAGGTCAAAAGCTCGTATGGCTCCAGCCTGCCTCGTCGTAAATGCGGGTGTGCACTCAGACCTCAGCCTGCGCTGGCAAGAGGGCCAGAgtcctcttctctcccattttctgCTTACACTAACGATCCTACCCCTGGAATCTCTCTGTCATGTCTTTTAATTATCAGTTTTGTGCAGAAGCCACTGGTGCTGATGCTGGAACTGTTTCCAGCGATCGCCTTCGGGCACCGTGCATGGGCAACTCCTAGTTTTCCAAGTCAGCAAATGTGCCCTCAGAGGATGGGCTGtgctggaggaggcagctggcCCCTGACTGGACTGAGCGTGGACACAGTTTGGTCCCAGCGCTGGTTTGGGCAGATATTTATAAGACCCGGCTCACGCAGCTCGAGACAGTCCTGCCAGTGCGTCAGAAGCACACAGTGACTTCATTTCTTAATTCGATTCCGGAAGCAGAGGGAGATGCCTTTTTCTGGGCGGGCGGTGGGGTAGGGGCTGGATCCACCGGAGCCACAGGGCTCGGTGCGCAGTTGGAGGGCGGGGCTGGGGTGGAGTGGGAAGGTGGCTGCTCCTTCAGCTGGTGTCCCCTCCTCTGGCATATTTATTTTTGGAACAGGAAGAGAGCCAGTTGATGAATCGGAACCAGCCAGCGCAGCCCCTGCGGTCTCCAAAGGGCGGGGAAGGTGCCGGACAGCAGAGGATGCAGGGGAGGCCAGCAGCCACCCCTGTCAAAAATACCTCCCCCGGAATCCTGCATGACTCAGTCCTTGGGCATCTGGGGTCCTGGACAATTCCCACAGCGTATCTGTGGGTGGGGGAAACAGCGCTGGGCAGGAGGATAGACATCTGTTTCTAGTCTCCCCTTGGCCACTGagttactgtgtgactttgggcatgctgctttccctctctgagcctctgaggGTTTTTTcgattgtttggtttttgttttttaactcgACACCAAGATGACTGGGCTAAGATCCCTAGTGAAACGGTGTTagttttggagtcagaagacccgAGGGGGTGGCTTAGCTGGGCTGGGTGTTACTCTGCTCACTTGTTACCTTGCTATTTAAAGGGTGGTCCACATTCGGTGCCCCCTCCCCAACAAGGTAAGTACAGAAGCTGAGAGTAAGCATCTagaaatatttgcagaatttTGACACAGTAATTTTATGTCTATtaaatctaataataataaaaatgggaGCTTATATTTTCGATGTCTGTTTTTCATTTCGTTTCTctagtaattaatttttattacattttacaaaagtattggAATAATCCTAATACAACTGGCCCTTTCGCCAAatagtttgagaatcactggcctGTAAAGTGGAAGCGGCTGCAGAACAGCTGATAAATGGCAGAGCTTCGCTTCTTGTGTTGTAACTGGTAGTAACAATAATAGAATTCTCTACAATCTGGGATCCCCAGAGTAAAGCCCACAATGCGGCCTCTGTAGGTGTCGGTTTCTGACCGTGTATCTTATATCTAGTGCTTC
It encodes the following:
- the CAV3 gene encoding caveolin-3, with the translated sequence MMAEEHTDLEAQIVKDIHFKEIDLVNRDPKNINEDIVKVDFEDVIAEPVGTYSFDGVWKVSYTTFTVSKYWCYRLLSTLLGVPLALLWGFLFACISFCHIWAVVPCIKSYLIEIQCISHIYSLCIRTFCNPLFAALGQMCSNIKVMLRKEV